The following coding sequences lie in one Polluticoccus soli genomic window:
- a CDS encoding glycosyltransferase family 39 protein — protein MNRKTLISVVLFLFIILFFSLTYFRWLVYQGPCGVHDWAQADRLSLAISFYDRGMNFFLPATQNLHATDGIVGVEFPLQSYLAAVLGNIFGRSQISILFRLLNTVISCVGLSFLFAACFRATKDFVVSLVPPIFIFCSPVFIYYTCNYLPDTASASVVFVGFYFILKYQYNARVKDMLAAMAVLTLASLIKTSAAIYLLSFMMYVAVQKIFRPSLGRKHNAAFVFSVILSIAVLAGYYQYNQYLNARYEGVLFLAKARPFSGLDEAMAFINGPLKNNLFNEYLTEVQYLVWMAIVAAAVPILVRTMEGKKQLFYLFISAVGALAVAWLMGKQLEAHDYYIIVILLPVIVYSIVISVIAIRSVLVSGDNSFPLKIGTVALLIIMFFFADFRLHQRLKPGYKNGYTGEMPWAIGGDKLLDQLGIPKSEHILVLNELPPNLALVYFDRRGYHLDPGNWSNMGQVAAHMDGFKVDVGVCSEELGRSFLTDTLFKNNFTMLAIEDGKVVFRAKK, from the coding sequence ATGAACCGCAAGACGCTCATTAGTGTCGTACTGTTTTTGTTCATTATTCTATTTTTCTCCCTCACCTACTTTCGCTGGTTGGTCTACCAGGGGCCGTGTGGTGTACATGATTGGGCACAGGCAGACAGACTTTCGCTTGCTATCAGCTTCTATGACCGTGGGATGAATTTTTTTCTGCCGGCAACACAGAACCTGCATGCTACCGATGGAATAGTCGGTGTAGAGTTCCCATTACAAAGTTACCTTGCTGCTGTATTAGGCAATATATTTGGCCGTAGTCAGATCAGCATATTGTTTCGGCTGCTGAACACGGTGATCAGCTGCGTTGGGTTATCGTTTTTGTTCGCTGCATGTTTCAGGGCAACGAAGGACTTTGTGGTTTCCCTTGTGCCACCAATATTTATTTTTTGCTCTCCGGTATTCATCTACTACACCTGCAATTATTTACCCGACACGGCATCGGCATCGGTTGTCTTTGTGGGCTTCTACTTTATCCTGAAATACCAATACAATGCAAGGGTAAAAGACATGCTTGCTGCGATGGCGGTGTTAACGCTGGCAAGTCTCATCAAAACATCGGCCGCGATCTACCTCCTGTCATTTATGATGTATGTTGCCGTTCAAAAGATTTTCAGACCAAGCCTGGGCCGGAAACACAATGCCGCTTTCGTGTTTTCGGTTATTCTGTCGATAGCCGTATTAGCCGGGTATTACCAATACAATCAATACCTGAACGCGCGTTACGAAGGAGTGCTGTTTCTCGCAAAAGCCCGGCCGTTTTCCGGCTTGGACGAAGCAATGGCGTTCATAAACGGACCTTTGAAAAACAATCTGTTCAACGAATACCTCACAGAAGTGCAGTACCTCGTTTGGATGGCTATTGTTGCGGCAGCAGTACCGATACTGGTGCGAACAATGGAAGGTAAAAAACAACTCTTTTACCTGTTCATAAGCGCGGTAGGCGCTCTGGCTGTTGCCTGGCTTATGGGGAAGCAGCTGGAGGCGCACGACTATTACATCATTGTTATTTTACTCCCGGTAATAGTGTATAGCATCGTCATATCTGTGATCGCCATCCGAAGTGTTCTTGTATCAGGGGATAATTCATTCCCATTGAAAATTGGTACGGTTGCGCTGTTGATCATTATGTTTTTCTTTGCCGATTTCAGGCTACACCAACGGCTCAAACCCGGGTATAAGAACGGTTATACAGGCGAAATGCCTTGGGCAATTGGCGGTGATAAGTTATTAGACCAACTGGGGATACCGAAGTCGGAGCATATACTGGTGTTGAATGAATTACCACCTAATCTCGCGCTGGTATATTTCGATCGTCGGGGGTATCATCTTGATCCGGGCAACTGGAGCAATATGGGTCAGGTGGCCGCCCATATGGATGGATTTAAAGTAGACGTTGGCGTGTGCAGTGAGGAACTTGGGCGTAGTTTCCTTACCGACACCCTGTTTAAAAACAACTTTACCATGCTTGCTATAGAAGATGGTAAAGTTGTTTTCAGAGCTAAGAAATAG